The following are encoded together in the Flavobacterium sp. TR2 genome:
- a CDS encoding TonB-dependent receptor translates to MKIIINARVYFFILFLSSLNMMAQQFGTVNGKVFLSGNKPAENIAVALKGTKYSDITTVSGHYEIKNVKPGTYTIVLNGVGIQPVEDKIVVNSKQTTTKNFSLSESQEDLEEVVIKKNKYKQDKPSLSLRLQTPVLEIPQNIQIVSGQTLKDQQITSMSDGVIRNVSGAVRLEHWGDLYTNITMRGSQIQAFRNGFNVVSSFWGPLTEDMSFVDHIEFVKGPAGFMLSSGDPSGLYNVVTKKPTGVTKGEVSVIGGSYDFYRVSVDFDGKLDKKGKLLYRFNGAAQNKGSHRPFEHNDRYVIAPVISYQIDDKTKITAEYNFQYANMTEVGSYYVFGPQSDGYATLPRSFTMTQPGLPDTNIQDHSGYLQFEHKFDENWKLTAQTSYFKYIQQGYSSWPSLVGPAEIDTNGDKNPDVFLAKGDIIRNVGIWDAESNMYLGQIFVNGKFSTGNVSHKVLGGVDLGSKDYMADWGQSHDLDTYANPFNVYNPNYGTPANGLPQFDHDTPLSQRAVGRYGSKYAAGYVQDELGFLENRLRLTLAARYTWISQTSSYDQPQEDSHITPRAGLSYSITDDFAVYGLYDQAFTPQSGVVRNGDVKPLTGNNVEFGIKKDWFDGSWNTSLSVYNILKKNELTGDPNNQPNEQYKIVLGEKRARGVEFDLRGKIFDGLNLIANYAFTESTVTKVDPDVSEANGIKVGDVVPGYAKHTANAWLNYTLQNGKLKGFGASIGGTFLDGRQTDTWSPGVVSLPTYFKLDGGLSYETGKIKVTANVFNILDKYLHSGSYYAWLSAYYWQTEAPRNFRVGVTYKF, encoded by the coding sequence ATGAAAATAATTATTAATGCCAGAGTTTATTTTTTTATACTGTTTTTGAGCTCATTAAATATGATGGCGCAACAGTTTGGAACTGTAAACGGAAAAGTTTTTTTGAGTGGCAATAAACCAGCAGAAAATATTGCTGTGGCTTTAAAAGGAACAAAATATTCAGATATTACAACCGTTTCAGGACATTATGAAATTAAAAATGTAAAGCCGGGAACATACACTATCGTGTTAAATGGAGTAGGAATTCAACCTGTTGAGGATAAAATTGTAGTCAACTCAAAACAAACGACGACTAAGAATTTTTCTCTTTCAGAAAGTCAGGAAGACCTTGAAGAGGTGGTAATCAAAAAGAATAAATACAAGCAAGACAAGCCTTCGTTGTCTTTGCGTCTTCAGACTCCGGTTTTAGAAATTCCTCAAAATATACAAATTGTAAGCGGGCAGACTTTAAAAGATCAGCAGATTACGAGTATGAGTGACGGTGTGATTCGTAACGTGAGCGGAGCGGTGCGTCTGGAGCACTGGGGAGATTTGTATACGAATATTACCATGAGAGGTTCTCAAATTCAGGCTTTTAGAAATGGTTTTAATGTGGTTTCTTCTTTCTGGGGACCATTAACAGAAGATATGAGTTTTGTAGACCATATCGAGTTTGTGAAAGGTCCTGCTGGATTTATGCTTTCAAGCGGCGATCCAAGCGGATTGTACAATGTGGTGACTAAAAAGCCAACGGGAGTTACAAAAGGAGAGGTGAGTGTAATTGGCGGAAGCTATGATTTTTATAGAGTGAGCGTTGATTTTGACGGGAAATTGGATAAAAAAGGAAAATTATTGTACAGATTTAATGGAGCTGCACAAAACAAAGGATCGCATCGTCCATTTGAACACAATGATCGCTATGTAATTGCTCCTGTGATTTCATATCAGATTGATGATAAAACGAAAATCACTGCCGAATATAATTTTCAATACGCAAATATGACAGAGGTAGGTTCTTACTACGTTTTTGGACCTCAGTCTGATGGATATGCTACTTTGCCTCGCAGTTTTACGATGACACAGCCAGGATTGCCTGATACTAACATTCAGGACCATAGCGGTTATCTTCAGTTTGAACACAAGTTTGATGAAAACTGGAAACTTACGGCTCAAACGTCTTATTTTAAATACATTCAGCAGGGATATAGCTCATGGCCAAGTTTAGTTGGACCAGCCGAAATTGATACTAATGGAGATAAAAATCCAGATGTTTTTCTTGCTAAAGGAGATATTATTAGAAATGTTGGCATTTGGGATGCAGAAAGCAATATGTATTTAGGTCAAATTTTTGTGAACGGAAAATTCAGTACTGGAAATGTTTCTCATAAAGTATTGGGCGGAGTAGATTTAGGAAGCAAAGATTATATGGCAGATTGGGGACAATCGCATGATTTGGATACTTATGCAAATCCGTTTAATGTTTACAATCCAAATTATGGAACGCCAGCAAATGGTTTGCCTCAATTTGATCACGATACTCCTTTAAGCCAAAGAGCAGTAGGACGTTACGGTTCGAAATATGCGGCTGGATATGTGCAGGATGAACTTGGTTTTCTTGAAAATAGATTGAGATTGACTCTTGCAGCAAGATATACTTGGATTAGCCAAACTAGCAGCTACGATCAGCCGCAAGAAGATAGTCACATTACGCCTCGTGCCGGTTTAAGTTATTCTATTACTGATGATTTTGCGGTTTACGGGTTATACGACCAAGCCTTTACGCCTCAATCGGGTGTGGTGAGAAATGGTGATGTAAAACCGCTTACAGGAAATAATGTTGAATTTGGAATTAAAAAAGATTGGTTTGACGGTTCTTGGAATACAAGTTTATCGGTTTACAATATCTTAAAGAAGAATGAGTTAACAGGAGATCCTAATAATCAGCCAAATGAGCAATATAAAATTGTTCTGGGTGAAAAAAGAGCTCGCGGTGTTGAATTTGACCTAAGAGGAAAAATCTTTGACGGCTTAAATCTTATTGCAAATTATGCTTTTACAGAATCAACTGTGACTAAAGTTGATCCCGATGTTTCTGAAGCTAATGGCATTAAAGTTGGAGACGTTGTACCAGGTTATGCAAAACATACGGCAAATGCGTGGTTAAATTATACGCTTCAAAATGGCAAACTGAAAGGATTTGGGGCTTCTATTGGAGGAACTTTCCTTGACGGACGCCAGACAGATACTTGGAGCCCAGGAGTTGTATCGCTTCCAACATACTTTAAACTAGATGGAGGATTATCTTATGAGACAGGAAAAATTAAAGTGACTGCAAACGTATTCAATATCTTAGATAAATATCTTCACAGCGGTTCATACTATGCTTGGTTAAGCGCTTATTACTGGCAGACTGAAGCGCCAAGAAACTTTAGAGTTGGGGTTACTTATAAATTCTAA
- a CDS encoding LLM class flavin-dependent oxidoreductase: protein MEIGIDSFASAMYGDNNTLSSVDAMEQLLQRIEFADQVGLDVFGIGEHHKKEFLDSATAVILSAAAARTKSIRLASAVSVLSAADPVRVYQSFATLDLISKGRAEIVVGRGSSIEAYPLFGFNLNDYDALFSEKLDLLLQIRDNEFVSWEGKFRPAINNLPVYPRAIQEKLPIWLGVGGTPESFIRAGSLGLPLMVAVIGGQTHRFKPLVDLYRQAGKAAGYKPEELKVGLHSPGYIGTTTESAIADYYPGYAELWTKLGYERGWPPVTKGKFDGLIDDLGVLIVGSPERAAEKILRHSEALGGVDRFTFQMDNAGLTHKQLMSAIELIGTKLIPLIKKG from the coding sequence ATGGAAATAGGAATAGACAGTTTTGCTTCGGCAATGTATGGCGACAACAATACTCTGAGCAGTGTTGATGCAATGGAGCAGCTGCTCCAGCGAATAGAATTTGCAGATCAGGTTGGTCTAGATGTTTTCGGAATTGGAGAACATCACAAAAAAGAGTTTTTAGATTCTGCTACAGCAGTTATTCTGAGTGCGGCGGCGGCAAGGACAAAAAGTATTCGTTTGGCAAGCGCTGTTTCGGTTTTGAGTGCCGCAGATCCTGTGAGAGTTTATCAGAGTTTTGCAACTTTAGATTTAATTTCAAAGGGAAGAGCCGAAATCGTAGTGGGTCGCGGTTCTTCTATCGAGGCCTATCCCCTTTTCGGATTTAATTTAAATGATTATGATGCGCTTTTCAGCGAAAAATTAGATCTTCTTTTACAGATTCGGGACAATGAATTTGTAAGTTGGGAAGGAAAATTTCGTCCGGCCATAAATAATCTTCCTGTTTATCCGAGAGCCATTCAGGAAAAATTGCCAATATGGCTTGGAGTTGGCGGAACGCCTGAGTCTTTTATCAGAGCTGGTTCGCTAGGGCTTCCATTAATGGTAGCGGTTATTGGCGGACAAACACATCGTTTTAAGCCTTTAGTCGATTTATACCGTCAGGCTGGAAAAGCTGCTGGCTATAAACCTGAAGAATTAAAGGTAGGCTTGCATTCGCCTGGCTATATTGGCACAACAACAGAAAGTGCTATTGCAGATTATTACCCAGGTTATGCCGAATTATGGACCAAATTAGGATACGAAAGAGGCTGGCCTCCTGTAACAAAAGGCAAATTTGATGGTTTAATTGATGATTTAGGCGTTTTAATTGTTGGAAGTCCCGAAAGGGCTGCAGAGAAAATTCTGCGCCACAGCGAAGCCCTAGGTGGCGTTGACCGATTTACTTTCCAAATGGATAATGCCGGTTTGACTCACAAACAATTAATGAGCGCCATAGAATTGATAGGCACAAAATTGATTCCGTTGATTAAGAAGGGATGA
- a CDS encoding DUF1634 domain-containing protein, translated as MEKSNMVQEEKFGEKDFQTIIGNLLRYGVWISLSVAFIGGIVYLIHNGNQIEDYSVFKENDRNIFEVIAAIYDGAIQGNGESLIFTGIIFLFMTPVLRVLLSLFSFLLEKDYLYVGITLIVIAIIIISISFGFSH; from the coding sequence ATGGAAAAATCTAATATGGTACAGGAAGAAAAATTTGGAGAAAAAGATTTTCAGACCATCATAGGGAACTTGCTTCGTTACGGCGTTTGGATCTCTTTATCAGTAGCCTTTATTGGCGGTATTGTTTATTTGATTCATAACGGAAATCAGATTGAAGATTATTCAGTTTTTAAAGAAAACGACCGAAATATATTTGAAGTAATTGCCGCGATTTATGACGGAGCAATTCAAGGAAATGGCGAATCCTTAATATTTACAGGAATTATTTTCTTGTTCATGACACCCGTTTTGCGCGTATTGCTTTCGCTTTTCTCGTTTTTATTGGAGAAAGATTATTTATATGTCGGCATTACCTTAATCGTAATTGCCATTATCATTATTAGTATTTCATTTGGATTTTCACATTAA
- a CDS encoding sulfite exporter TauE/SafE family protein, with protein sequence MTILTFTLIMILGAFLAGFIGSLSGLGGGIIIIPLLTIILGVDIHYAIGAALVSVIATSSGSAAAYVKEGITNMRMGIFLEIATTIGAVCGALLSTIAPTSFIAVLFGLTLIFSAINSLRKKEEHIVLESSPLAKKLKLDGTYPSHDGEVIKYGTKNVLGGFSMMGVAGMMSGLLGIGSGAFKVIAMDNIMRVPFKVSTTTSNFMMGVTAMASSVIYIQKGYIEPGICMPVVIGVLFGAMAGAKILVRTNPKKLRIFFACLIFVLAINMIYNGLNGKI encoded by the coding sequence ATGACAATACTTACCTTTACGCTTATAATGATTCTGGGCGCTTTTTTAGCAGGCTTTATCGGTTCATTATCAGGCTTGGGCGGAGGAATTATCATCATTCCGCTTCTCACAATTATTCTTGGCGTCGATATTCATTATGCTATTGGAGCGGCTTTAGTCTCTGTTATCGCCACTTCTTCAGGCTCAGCCGCAGCTTACGTAAAAGAAGGAATCACCAATATGCGAATGGGAATTTTTCTCGAAATTGCCACTACTATCGGAGCTGTTTGCGGTGCATTGCTTTCTACAATTGCCCCAACTTCTTTTATTGCCGTTTTATTTGGTTTAACGCTAATTTTTTCTGCAATTAATTCGCTTCGAAAAAAAGAAGAACACATTGTTTTAGAATCCAGTCCGTTGGCTAAAAAGCTAAAATTGGATGGAACTTATCCTTCTCATGACGGTGAAGTCATAAAATACGGAACTAAAAACGTACTTGGCGGTTTCAGCATGATGGGAGTTGCGGGAATGATGTCTGGTCTTCTCGGAATTGGTTCTGGCGCCTTTAAAGTAATTGCAATGGACAATATTATGCGTGTCCCGTTTAAAGTTTCAACTACAACCAGTAATTTTATGATGGGTGTTACTGCAATGGCAAGTTCTGTAATTTATATTCAAAAAGGATATATTGAACCCGGAATCTGTATGCCGGTTGTAATTGGAGTTTTGTTTGGAGCAATGGCAGGAGCAAAAATCTTAGTGCGAACAAACCCGAAGAAATTGAGAATATTTTTTGCCTGCCTGATTTTTGTTTTGGCAATAAACATGATTTATAACGGACTAAATGGAAAAATCTAA
- a CDS encoding DoxX family membrane protein produces the protein MKNITILEAGLILRIVLGITMLSAVADRFGIWGAPGSNAVAWGNWENFVIYTQTLNSFANKATAEILAGIATFFEVLLSLLLLVGFKTRLAALGTTVLMFFFAFAMSVSVSVKAPLDYSVWTSAAAALLLANIGKTSYAVDNRI, from the coding sequence ATGAAAAATATCACAATATTAGAAGCAGGTTTAATTTTAAGAATAGTTTTAGGAATCACAATGTTGTCGGCTGTAGCAGACCGATTTGGAATTTGGGGCGCACCCGGCTCAAACGCAGTCGCTTGGGGAAATTGGGAAAACTTTGTTATTTATACCCAAACCCTAAATTCATTTGCCAACAAAGCCACAGCTGAAATTCTGGCAGGAATTGCCACTTTCTTTGAAGTTTTACTGAGCCTGCTGCTATTAGTTGGCTTCAAAACCAGACTTGCTGCTTTAGGAACTACTGTTTTAATGTTCTTTTTTGCTTTTGCAATGTCTGTCTCGGTTTCTGTAAAAGCTCCTCTAGATTATTCAGTCTGGACAAGTGCTGCGGCAGCTTTACTTTTGGCTAATATTGGCAAGACATCTTACGCAGTTGACAATAGAATATAA
- a CDS encoding GNAT family N-acetyltransferase produces MNIRKAEKRDSKYIAPILLLAMEDIIYKFIAKEDYACAKDFLQHFVESENNQYSYQNCFVAEDNNEIIGAVNIYNGADIEKLRNPIVEYVRKHYNPEFDPEFETREGEYYIDSLGVNPKYQGKGIGSQLLQFLIDKYVHKNKEVLGLLVEVDNPNAKKLYLKLGFKVVGNKTLVKKNLEHLQIKN; encoded by the coding sequence ATGAATATAAGAAAAGCAGAAAAAAGAGACTCAAAATATATTGCACCTATATTGCTATTAGCAATGGAAGATATTATCTATAAGTTTATTGCGAAAGAAGATTACGCTTGCGCGAAAGACTTTCTGCAGCATTTCGTTGAAAGTGAAAACAACCAGTATTCTTATCAAAACTGCTTTGTTGCTGAAGATAATAACGAGATCATTGGCGCAGTAAACATTTATAACGGTGCTGACATTGAAAAATTGAGAAATCCTATAGTGGAATATGTCCGAAAGCATTATAATCCAGAATTTGATCCTGAGTTTGAAACCCGTGAGGGCGAATATTATATCGATTCATTGGGCGTAAATCCGAAATATCAGGGAAAAGGAATTGGTTCTCAATTATTGCAATTTTTGATTGATAAATACGTTCATAAAAATAAAGAGGTTTTAGGCCTGCTGGTTGAAGTAGACAATCCGAATGCAAAAAAACTGTATTTAAAACTTGGTTTTAAGGTAGTTGGCAATAAAACTTTGGTTAAGAAGAACCTAGAACACCTCCAAATCAAAAATTAA
- a CDS encoding zinc-binding alcohol dehydrogenase family protein codes for MKAIGFKTSLPIENPESFIEFETVKPIPGPHDLLVKIDAISVNPVDFKIRQNSEKDTVLETPKIIGWDAVGIVQAVGQDVTLFEVGDPVYYAGDITKQGSNAEYQIIDERIVGRKPKSLSIEESAVIPLTALTAWEILFDRIRISADKDKGKSILIIGGAGGVGSIAIQLAKKIAGLTVIATASRYETIEWCKKQGADFVVDHKDLISSVREAGFEYVDFILDFVDTNAYWDTMVELIKPQGHIASITGGSDPVALTKLKSKSVSFSWELMYTRSMYQTEDMVEQHNILNIVADLLDDGILKTTLNTTLNGLSAENVKKAHELLESGKTIGKIAIKF; via the coding sequence ATGAAAGCAATAGGATTTAAAACATCATTACCCATAGAAAACCCGGAAAGTTTTATCGAATTTGAAACTGTAAAGCCAATTCCTGGACCACACGATTTATTAGTTAAAATTGACGCGATTTCAGTAAATCCGGTCGATTTTAAGATTCGCCAGAATAGTGAGAAAGATACCGTTTTAGAAACGCCAAAAATTATAGGCTGGGATGCTGTCGGAATTGTTCAGGCTGTCGGGCAGGATGTAACTTTGTTTGAAGTGGGAGACCCCGTGTATTACGCAGGAGACATTACCAAACAGGGAAGCAATGCCGAATATCAGATTATTGATGAAAGAATAGTCGGCAGAAAACCAAAATCGCTAAGCATTGAAGAATCAGCCGTTATACCGCTAACCGCTTTAACCGCTTGGGAAATTTTATTTGACAGAATTAGAATAAGTGCCGATAAAGACAAAGGAAAATCTATTTTAATTATTGGCGGTGCAGGAGGAGTAGGTTCTATTGCCATCCAATTGGCCAAGAAAATCGCTGGCCTAACCGTTATTGCAACAGCGTCGCGTTATGAAACCATCGAATGGTGCAAGAAACAGGGAGCAGATTTTGTGGTAGATCATAAAGATTTGATTTCTTCTGTCAGAGAAGCTGGTTTTGAGTACGTTGACTTTATTTTAGATTTCGTAGACACCAATGCTTATTGGGACACTATGGTTGAATTGATTAAACCGCAAGGGCATATTGCCTCAATTACTGGAGGAAGCGATCCTGTTGCATTAACGAAACTTAAAAGCAAAAGCGTTTCTTTTTCGTGGGAATTAATGTACACCCGATCTATGTATCAGACGGAGGATATGGTTGAACAGCATAATATTTTAAATATAGTAGCAGATCTGTTGGACGACGGTATTCTGAAAACAACTTTAAACACAACTTTAAACGGACTCTCGGCAGAAAATGTAAAAAAAGCGCATGAACTTTTAGAATCAGGAAAGACAATTGGAAAGATTGCGATTAAGTTTTAA
- a CDS encoding DoxX family protein → MISKNTDLGLLLLRISTGGLMLFHGVSKLIHGISFLVENMGAFGYAVYIGEVLAPIAILLGFRTRIAAVLLAITCVVAVATVHSQEIFSISEHGGYALELLMLYFFGALALFFTGAGKFAVSKNNKWD, encoded by the coding sequence ATGATTTCAAAAAACACAGACCTTGGACTATTACTATTGCGTATCAGCACTGGCGGACTAATGCTTTTTCACGGTGTTTCAAAACTGATTCACGGAATTTCATTTCTTGTAGAAAATATGGGCGCATTTGGATATGCAGTTTATATTGGCGAAGTTTTAGCTCCAATTGCTATTTTACTGGGATTCAGAACTAGAATTGCAGCAGTTCTTTTAGCAATAACTTGTGTGGTGGCAGTTGCAACAGTTCATTCTCAGGAGATTTTCTCTATCAGCGAGCATGGGGGTTACGCTTTAGAATTGTTAATGCTTTACTTTTTTGGCGCTCTTGCGTTGTTCTTTACAGGAGCTGGCAAATTTGCCGTTTCCAAAAACAATAAGTGGGACTAA
- a CDS encoding 3-hydroxyacyl-ACP dehydratase FabZ family protein: MTKKIEDLIPHRAPFLFVDEIISYTTDTIVGLKTFTEKDSWLQGSFPDFNFVPGTILIEAMAQCGGAGIKLLGIADGVFGLVSLDNVEFFAGVEFNKLVKFVVKNIRTSEKIIKQSGEAFDEDRLIMKGEWMCVKLQ, encoded by the coding sequence ATGACTAAAAAAATAGAAGACTTAATTCCGCATCGTGCTCCATTTCTTTTTGTTGATGAAATTATATCTTATACAACAGACACAATCGTTGGTTTAAAGACGTTTACAGAAAAAGATTCTTGGCTTCAAGGCAGTTTTCCGGATTTTAATTTTGTTCCCGGAACTATTTTAATCGAAGCTATGGCGCAATGTGGGGGCGCAGGAATCAAGCTTTTAGGAATAGCAGACGGTGTTTTTGGCTTGGTAAGTCTCGATAATGTTGAGTTTTTTGCAGGTGTTGAGTTTAATAAACTGGTTAAATTTGTGGTAAAAAACATCCGAACTAGTGAAAAAATCATAAAACAGTCAGGCGAAGCTTTTGATGAAGATAGATTGATTATGAAAGGGGAATGGATGTGTGTGAAGCTTCAGTGA
- a CDS encoding outer membrane protein assembly factor yields the protein MRHFLLLFFLIAFTYSSFGQKITDSVAKKAKEKRVEFRVMPYLSYNRNLEFMFGAIPMTMYKLNPADTISPKSLSGMTAIYTSNKSYVLALFNKWYLNEDKWRLKLFFFTGNQNSQFYVDDIDQPDFYDYGTKTTVLSLGAQRKIIGKFYGGLSYTYAHYNTVYEDDISPSSVSHSNAVVVNLLYDTRDAVYYPTKGYKIKLDWSSYPKFLDNELASNRISFQANKYIPNRDSKDVIAARLYGKFALGNVAFEQQSTIGGTDIRGYSQGKYRGSGLMDIQGEYRYNFAKKMGLVGFFGIATIYGSDTPSFDWKIYPGGGVGYRYNPFKKSKFNVGLDGAVGKGDWGVYFRIGEAF from the coding sequence ATGAGGCATTTTCTACTTTTATTCTTTCTTATAGCCTTTACATACTCTTCTTTTGGGCAAAAAATTACGGACTCCGTTGCCAAAAAAGCAAAAGAAAAAAGAGTCGAATTTAGGGTAATGCCTTATTTGAGCTATAACCGAAATCTAGAATTTATGTTTGGCGCCATTCCGATGACCATGTACAAATTGAATCCAGCCGATACTATTTCGCCCAAATCATTGTCTGGCATGACAGCAATTTACACAAGCAACAAATCGTATGTTTTGGCGCTTTTTAACAAATGGTACCTAAACGAAGACAAATGGCGTTTGAAACTTTTCTTTTTTACCGGGAACCAGAATTCGCAGTTTTACGTTGATGATATTGACCAGCCCGATTTTTACGATTACGGAACCAAAACAACGGTTTTAAGCCTTGGAGCCCAGCGCAAAATTATCGGAAAGTTCTACGGCGGACTTTCATACACCTATGCGCATTACAATACGGTTTATGAAGACGACATTTCTCCTTCTTCTGTTTCACATAGCAATGCTGTTGTCGTTAATTTATTGTACGACACGAGAGACGCAGTCTATTATCCGACCAAAGGCTACAAAATCAAGTTGGATTGGTCGAGTTATCCAAAATTTTTAGATAACGAATTGGCTTCCAATCGAATCTCTTTTCAAGCCAACAAATATATTCCAAACCGTGACAGCAAAGATGTCATTGCAGCACGTCTTTATGGCAAATTTGCTCTTGGAAATGTAGCGTTCGAACAGCAGAGCACGATTGGCGGAACAGATATTCGAGGGTACTCTCAAGGTAAATATCGCGGCTCTGGATTAATGGACATTCAAGGAGAATACCGTTACAATTTTGCCAAAAAGATGGGATTGGTTGGCTTTTTTGGTATCGCCACAATTTATGGTTCTGACACTCCGAGCTTTGACTGGAAAATCTACCCTGGAGGCGGTGTGGGCTACCGATACAACCCTTTCAAGAAATCAAAATTTAATGTTGGTCTGGATGGTGCAGTCGGAAAAGGAGATTGGGGAGTTTATTTTAGAATTGGTGAAGCTTTTTAA
- a CDS encoding NAD(P)/FAD-dependent oxidoreductase — translation MLLKNKQVAIIGGGMGGLMLARLLQLQRIDAKVYERDLDPNVRVQGSPLDLHEDSGLIAMKQADLLAEFYKNIRPNASKARIVNPKFELKFDEHNVSRTISKKVLEDNQDSLQDISKPRPEIDRSALRNILLDSLSPESIVWNSQFTSMEKENKGWRVGFKNKTAVYADLVIAADGANSKVRPFISAEKPIYSGIAMIEGTIYNAKENAPNLFEFSKGGKVLAIGKEQTIMYGTKGDGSLMFLLSSKIPENRIAANDLDFKNNQKIFEWFKEVYQDWSSEWDELFKSKDLYFIPRPQYYFQPKQTWETLENLTMIGDAAHRMPPFAGKGANLALLDAFDLADCLTNNQFSDMKTAISYFEKRMTDRAAIALEQTLKNGEQLHSKNALEKLLSVFNQTP, via the coding sequence ATGTTACTAAAAAACAAACAAGTTGCCATAATTGGCGGCGGAATGGGCGGTTTAATGTTAGCACGCCTTTTACAGCTTCAGCGTATTGACGCAAAAGTCTACGAGAGAGACCTCGACCCAAACGTACGCGTACAAGGATCTCCGCTAGACCTACATGAAGATTCGGGTTTAATAGCCATGAAACAAGCTGACCTATTAGCCGAATTTTATAAAAACATTAGGCCAAATGCCAGCAAAGCCCGAATTGTTAATCCGAAATTTGAATTGAAATTTGACGAACATAATGTTTCAAGAACGATATCTAAAAAAGTTTTGGAGGACAATCAAGATTCTCTGCAAGATATTTCAAAACCGCGTCCCGAAATAGACCGTTCGGCACTAAGAAATATTTTACTGGATTCTCTTTCTCCCGAATCGATTGTATGGAATAGCCAGTTTACTTCTATGGAAAAAGAAAACAAAGGCTGGCGAGTGGGGTTTAAAAACAAAACAGCCGTTTACGCAGATTTGGTAATTGCTGCAGATGGCGCAAATTCTAAAGTTCGCCCTTTTATAAGCGCAGAAAAACCAATTTACTCCGGAATTGCCATGATTGAAGGGACGATTTACAATGCCAAAGAAAATGCTCCCAACCTTTTTGAATTTTCAAAAGGCGGAAAAGTTCTTGCCATCGGAAAGGAACAAACCATCATGTATGGAACAAAAGGCGACGGTTCTCTGATGTTCTTGCTCAGCAGCAAAATACCCGAGAACCGGATTGCAGCAAACGATCTCGATTTTAAAAACAATCAGAAGATTTTTGAATGGTTTAAAGAAGTGTATCAGGATTGGAGTTCGGAATGGGATGAGCTTTTTAAGAGCAAGGATTTGTATTTTATTCCGCGTCCGCAATACTATTTTCAGCCTAAGCAAACTTGGGAAACGCTCGAAAATCTCACTATGATCGGCGATGCAGCGCATAGAATGCCTCCTTTTGCCGGAAAAGGCGCTAATTTGGCTTTGCTCGATGCTTTTGATTTGGCCGATTGCTTAACTAATAATCAATTTTCTGACATGAAAACAGCCATCTCCTACTTTGAAAAGCGAATGACAGATAGAGCCGCAATAGCCTTAGAACAAACACTTAAAAATGGCGAACAGCTGCATTCTAAAAACGCTTTAGAAAAACTGCTTTCCGTTTTTAACCAAACACCATAG
- a CDS encoding helix-turn-helix domain-containing protein: protein MINDLTYQSIEPSQNLSDFVDSFWRMENKSDQTLETIGLPDGRIDLSLIKTAKTPFQIRLLGLSTQQYEKGKIPANSLTLTISFKLPVVEYIFRESVADLVNSGKLLNDNFWDFNENDLEDFELFSAKASSKINSLLVKEIDNRKQKLFRLLYATKGNMTVKEFSEKSNWSSRQINRYFTQHFGISLKAFCSILRFRASLEHIAKGNLFPEENFSDQTHFIKEIKKISGSLPKELFQNKNDRFILLSALSSK, encoded by the coding sequence ATGATCAACGATTTAACATACCAATCTATTGAACCGAGTCAAAATCTCTCCGATTTTGTGGATAGTTTTTGGCGTATGGAGAATAAATCAGACCAAACTTTAGAAACAATCGGTCTTCCTGATGGGCGAATTGACTTGTCTCTCATAAAAACCGCAAAAACCCCTTTTCAAATAAGACTTCTAGGCTTAAGCACACAGCAATACGAAAAAGGAAAGATTCCTGCCAACAGCCTAACCTTAACAATCAGCTTTAAACTTCCTGTAGTAGAATATATTTTTCGCGAAAGCGTTGCAGACCTCGTAAATTCAGGAAAACTGCTTAACGATAATTTTTGGGATTTTAACGAAAATGATCTGGAAGATTTTGAATTGTTTAGCGCAAAAGCTTCTTCGAAGATCAATTCTTTACTCGTAAAAGAAATTGATAATAGAAAACAAAAACTATTCAGGCTTCTTTACGCAACTAAAGGAAATATGACAGTAAAAGAGTTTTCAGAAAAATCCAATTGGAGCAGCCGTCAGATCAATCGATATTTTACTCAGCATTTTGGAATTTCACTAAAAGCATTCTGCTCGATTCTTCGTTTTCGTGCATCTCTCGAGCATATTGCAAAAGGAAATTTATTCCCAGAAGAGAATTTTTCAGATCAGACACACTTTATCAAAGAAATCAAAAAGATTTCTGGCTCGCTTCCGAAAGAGTTATTTCAAAACAAAAACGACCGATTTATACTATTATCAGCCCTCTCCTCCAAATAA